A genomic window from Candidatus Kouleothrix ribensis includes:
- a CDS encoding TlyA family RNA methyltransferase, which produces MAKHKTRLDQLLVLRGLAETRSKAQALILAGSVRVGGAAHTKAGALVPDDATIELAAVLPYASRGGYKLAHALDHFALSPAGLAALDVGASTGGFTSVLLQRGAARVYAVDVGYGLIDWQLRHDARVVLIERTNIRYLEALPAENKATRRPGGRESDQTDQVSRPPGLLASPSPFADCATIDVSFISLRLVLPAVRRLITPTAWLVALIKPQFEAGAGHVGKGGVVRDPAVHAAVLREVLAFAVGCGLAPHGLVRSPITGPAGNHEFLAWLGGTGPALDAEPAIRAALAGLDDPRNA; this is translated from the coding sequence ATGGCCAAGCACAAAACCCGCCTCGATCAGCTGCTGGTGCTGCGTGGCCTGGCCGAGACGCGCAGCAAAGCCCAGGCGCTCATCCTGGCCGGTTCGGTGCGCGTCGGCGGGGCCGCCCACACCAAGGCCGGCGCGCTCGTGCCCGACGACGCCACGATCGAGCTGGCGGCGGTGCTGCCATACGCCAGCCGCGGCGGCTACAAGCTGGCCCACGCGCTCGATCACTTTGCGCTTAGCCCGGCCGGCCTGGCCGCACTCGATGTCGGCGCATCGACTGGCGGCTTTACCAGTGTGCTGCTCCAGCGCGGCGCCGCGCGCGTATATGCAGTTGATGTTGGCTATGGGCTGATCGACTGGCAGCTGCGCCACGACGCGCGCGTGGTGCTGATCGAGCGCACCAATATTCGCTACCTCGAGGCACTACCTGCCGAAAACAAGGCGACAAGGAGGCCGGGAGGCCGGGAGAGCGATCAAACCGATCAGGTCTCCCGGCCTCCCGGCCTCCTTGCCTCCCCGTCTCCATTTGCCGACTGCGCCACGATCGACGTTTCATTCATCTCGTTGCGGCTGGTGTTGCCGGCGGTGCGCCGGCTGATCACGCCGACCGCCTGGCTGGTGGCGCTGATCAAGCCGCAGTTCGAAGCCGGGGCCGGGCACGTTGGCAAAGGCGGTGTTGTGCGCGACCCGGCCGTGCATGCGGCGGTGCTGCGCGAGGTGCTGGCATTTGCGGTTGGCTGTGGGCTGGCGCCGCATGGGCTGGTACGCTCGCCGATCACCGGGCCGGCCGGCAATCACGAGTTTCTGGCCTGGCTTGGTGGGACTGGCCCGGCGCTCGATGCAGAGCCGGCGATCAGAGCGGCACTGGCAGGCCTCGACGATCCGCGCAATGCCTGA
- a CDS encoding amino acid ABC transporter permease → MADKALDLRPITARRRPISRFRVALIAWWCVWLLLLLFFFSGVRLNLGAFTIKTIALDWGFIAIWWPFISRGVIVTFQLSIISIVLAVVLALLAALARLSRVASLNSLAGLYTSLMRGTPLFLQFIFIYSALPQLGLVLNAFPSAVLALSLNYGAYMSEIFRAGIQAVGRGQTEAAAALGMTPWQTMRRVVLPQALRIITPDIGNQFIAMQKDTSLASAITLLELMGLARQAGAPRQRFFEALVVAAIWYWLMTIVLTYFQGQLEHRMSRSDR, encoded by the coding sequence ATGGCAGATAAGGCGCTCGATCTTCGCCCCATCACCGCGCGGCGCCGGCCTATCAGCAGGTTTCGTGTCGCGCTGATTGCCTGGTGGTGCGTCTGGCTGCTGCTGCTGCTGTTCTTCTTCAGCGGCGTGCGCCTGAACCTGGGGGCGTTCACGATCAAGACGATCGCGCTCGACTGGGGCTTCATCGCGATCTGGTGGCCGTTCATCTCACGCGGCGTAATCGTCACCTTCCAGCTCTCGATCATCTCGATCGTGCTGGCGGTGGTGCTGGCGCTGCTGGCCGCGCTGGCACGGCTCTCGCGCGTCGCGTCGCTCAATAGCCTGGCGGGGCTGTACACCTCGCTCATGCGCGGCACGCCGCTGTTCCTGCAGTTCATCTTCATCTACTCGGCGCTGCCGCAGCTCGGCCTGGTGTTGAATGCGTTCCCGTCGGCGGTGCTGGCGCTGAGCCTGAACTACGGCGCGTATATGAGCGAGATCTTCCGCGCCGGCATCCAGGCGGTTGGCCGCGGCCAGACCGAGGCGGCCGCTGCGTTGGGCATGACTCCGTGGCAGACCATGCGGCGGGTGGTGCTGCCGCAGGCGCTGCGGATCATCACGCCCGACATCGGCAACCAGTTCATCGCTATGCAGAAGGACACCTCGCTGGCCAGCGCGATCACGCTGCTCGAGCTGATGGGCCTGGCCCGCCAGGCCGGCGCGCCGCGCCAGCGCTTCTTCGAGGCGCTGGTGGTAGCGGCGATCTGGTACTGGCTCATGACGATCGTGCTGACCTACTTCCAGGGCCAGCTCGAGCATCGTATGTCGCGCAGCGACCGCTAG
- the coxB gene encoding cytochrome c oxidase subunit II, producing the protein MKHFVIVGVLVAIVTVVVTVLLEGIGLLPVQASAQAVPIDRLFGLHVRVIAFLFALIVVFMLYSIIVFRRRPGDTGDGDHFEGHTGLEIAWTIIPLGIVLYFAYIGAQALAETRRVDPQAMQVNVTGSQWAWKFEYPELGVTSNTLNLPINRQVLLKMSSTDVIHSFWVPEFRVKQDVLPGADMVKELRITPTLLGQYKVRCAELCGTAHSTMENPVVVLDQAAFDAWVTEQTKVSDDPVVRGQKIATQTGCLGCHAIDDKVVVGPSWKGIYGEQVTLADGTTMTVDDAYLKQAILDPNSQVVKGFNPNIMPPSYAQLLSEAQISDIIAFIKSVK; encoded by the coding sequence ATGAAGCATTTCGTCATCGTCGGTGTGCTTGTGGCCATTGTTACTGTCGTGGTCACTGTGCTGCTGGAGGGCATCGGCTTGCTGCCGGTGCAGGCCAGTGCGCAGGCGGTGCCGATCGACCGGCTGTTCGGCCTGCATGTGCGTGTGATCGCATTCCTGTTTGCGCTCATCGTCGTCTTTATGCTCTATAGCATTATCGTATTCCGGCGCCGGCCGGGCGATACCGGTGATGGTGATCATTTCGAGGGGCACACCGGCCTTGAGATTGCCTGGACGATCATCCCACTCGGCATTGTGCTGTACTTTGCCTATATTGGGGCGCAGGCGCTGGCCGAGACGCGCCGGGTCGATCCGCAGGCCATGCAGGTGAATGTGACCGGCTCGCAGTGGGCCTGGAAGTTCGAGTACCCCGAGCTGGGTGTGACCTCGAACACACTAAACCTGCCGATCAATCGGCAGGTGCTGTTGAAGATGTCGTCGACCGACGTGATCCACTCCTTCTGGGTGCCCGAGTTCCGCGTCAAGCAAGACGTGCTGCCCGGTGCCGATATGGTCAAAGAGCTGCGCATCACCCCGACGCTGCTGGGCCAGTATAAGGTGCGCTGCGCCGAGCTGTGCGGCACCGCTCACTCGACCATGGAAAACCCGGTGGTGGTGCTCGACCAGGCGGCCTTCGACGCGTGGGTAACCGAGCAGACCAAAGTTTCGGACGACCCGGTGGTGCGTGGCCAGAAGATCGCCACCCAGACCGGCTGCCTGGGTTGCCACGCGATCGACGACAAGGTGGTGGTTGGCCCGAGCTGGAAGGGGATCTACGGCGAGCAGGTGACGCTGGCCGACGGCACGACTATGACGGTCGACGACGCCTACCTCAAACAGGCCATCCTCGACCCGAACTCGCAAGTGGTTAAGGGCTTCAACCCGAATATTATGCCGCCGAGCTATGCACAGCTGCTGAGTGAGGCGCAGATTAGCGATATCATCGCGTTCATCAAGAGCGTGAAGTAG
- a CDS encoding CoA transferase, whose translation MTLPLDGLRVLDLTRALAGPFCAQMLGDMGADIVKVEQPGVGDNARGWGPPFQGGESSYFLSINRNKRSIALNLRDARGAEVLRRLVAQSDVLIENFVPGTLDRLGFSYEQCCALRPDLIYCSISGFGQVGPERERAAYDQILQGLGGIMSMTGPIGGEPMRVGIALADIMAGMFAAYAVQVALYHRARTGAGQRVDTSLLEGQLAMMTYQAGRYFATGQAPSTSGNLHPTIVPYGLYRAADAYFNLAVGTEDLWRRFCAAMGLEQLCVDPRFVNNPARLANRDALNAELIALFARHPLAEIQARMDQAGVPCGAVRDLDGVFSDPQTEAIGIVRQLEHPTAGPIKLVGPPYHLSATPPEVRLPPPLLGQHTDAILRAAGYDDGAIAALREARVVE comes from the coding sequence ATGACCTTACCGCTCGACGGATTGCGCGTGCTCGACCTGACCCGCGCTCTAGCCGGCCCATTCTGCGCGCAGATGCTCGGCGATATGGGCGCCGATATCGTGAAAGTCGAGCAGCCGGGCGTCGGCGATAACGCGCGTGGCTGGGGGCCGCCGTTTCAGGGCGGCGAGAGCAGCTACTTCCTGAGCATCAACCGCAACAAGCGCAGCATTGCCCTGAACCTGCGCGATGCGCGCGGGGCCGAGGTGCTGCGCCGGCTGGTGGCCCAGAGCGACGTGCTGATCGAGAATTTCGTGCCCGGCACGCTCGACCGGCTGGGCTTCAGCTACGAGCAGTGCTGTGCGCTTCGGCCCGACCTGATCTACTGCTCGATCTCGGGCTTCGGCCAGGTTGGCCCCGAGCGCGAGCGCGCCGCCTATGATCAGATCTTGCAGGGGTTGGGCGGAATTATGAGTATGACCGGCCCGATCGGCGGCGAGCCTATGCGCGTCGGTATTGCGCTGGCCGATATTATGGCCGGCATGTTCGCGGCCTACGCGGTGCAGGTGGCGCTGTACCACCGCGCGCGCACCGGCGCGGGCCAGCGCGTCGATACCTCGCTGCTCGAGGGCCAGCTGGCTATGATGACCTACCAGGCCGGGCGCTACTTCGCCACCGGCCAGGCGCCCAGCACCAGCGGCAACCTGCACCCGACGATCGTACCCTACGGGCTGTACCGCGCCGCCGACGCCTACTTCAACCTGGCGGTCGGCACCGAGGATCTGTGGCGGCGCTTCTGCGCGGCAATGGGCCTCGAGCAGCTGTGTGTCGACCCGCGCTTCGTGAACAACCCGGCCCGGCTGGCCAACCGCGACGCGCTTAATGCCGAGCTGATCGCGCTGTTTGCCCGGCACCCGCTCGCCGAGATCCAGGCGCGTATGGATCAGGCCGGCGTGCCATGCGGCGCCGTGCGCGACCTCGACGGCGTGTTCAGCGACCCGCAGACCGAGGCGATCGGCATCGTCAGACAGCTCGAGCACCCCACCGCCGGCCCGATCAAGCTGGTCGGCCCGCCCTACCACCTGTCGGCCACGCCACCCGAGGTGCGCCTGCCGCCGCCACTGCTGGGCCAGCACACCGACGCGATCCTGCGCGCGGCCGGCTACGACGACGGCGCGATTGCTGCGCTGCGCGAAGCCAGGGTGGTGGAGTGA
- a CDS encoding amino acid ABC transporter ATP-binding protein: MVIVESLHKRFGNLEVLKGIDLAVMPREVVCLIGRSGSGKSTLLRCINFLEEPDSGSVSVAGILVPAGAQTREHRHQIIELRKRAGMVFQSFNLFPHKTVLENLIEAPVIVKGMQPAQIIPLAEQLLAKVGLAEKRDVYPSKLSGGQQQRVAIARALTMQPQVMLFDEPTSALDPELIGEVLAVMRDLAREGMTMIVVTHEMSFAREVADRVIFMDGGVFVEEGTPEQCLTSPRDERTRHFLERIL, from the coding sequence ATCGTCATCGTCGAATCCCTGCACAAGCGCTTTGGGAACCTGGAGGTGCTGAAGGGCATCGACCTGGCGGTGATGCCGCGCGAGGTCGTGTGCCTGATCGGCCGCTCGGGCTCGGGCAAGAGCACACTGCTGCGCTGCATCAACTTCCTCGAAGAACCCGACTCGGGGTCGGTGAGCGTGGCCGGCATCCTGGTGCCGGCCGGCGCGCAGACGCGCGAACACCGCCACCAGATCATCGAGCTGCGCAAGCGCGCCGGCATGGTCTTCCAGAGCTTCAACCTGTTCCCGCACAAAACCGTGCTCGAAAACCTGATCGAGGCACCGGTGATCGTCAAGGGCATGCAGCCGGCCCAGATCATCCCGCTGGCCGAACAGCTGCTGGCGAAGGTCGGGCTGGCCGAGAAGCGCGATGTGTACCCGAGCAAGCTCTCGGGCGGGCAGCAGCAGCGCGTGGCAATCGCACGTGCGCTGACCATGCAGCCGCAGGTGATGCTGTTCGACGAGCCGACCTCGGCGCTCGACCCCGAGCTGATCGGCGAGGTGCTGGCGGTCATGCGCGACCTTGCGCGCGAGGGCATGACCATGATCGTGGTGACGCACGAGATGAGCTTCGCGCGCGAGGTGGCCGACCGGGTGATCTTCATGGATGGCGGCGTATTCGTCGAGGAAGGCACCCCCGAGCAGTGCCTGACCAGCCCACGCGATGAGCGCACGCGCCATTTCCTGGAGCGTATTTTGTAG